Below is a window of Pseudomonas sp. B21-040 DNA.
TCGCCTTGCGCGAAGGCCACGACGACTTGCCGGGGCTGATTGCTCGCGTTGTCGGCAGTAATCGCCTGGCCCTGTGTGGCAGCCCGGCTTATCTGGCGCGTAAAACGCTGCCTGTCACCCCACAAACCCTGGATGACCACGAATGGCTGTTGTACCGCCATCCGTTGCTCAGTCGCGAATTCTGGTGGGTCGAACGCGACGGGCAGCGTCTGAGCCTGCCTCAACCGGTTTCACCGCGACTGCGCAGCGACAATTACGACCTGTTGCTGGCCAACGCGCTGGCCGGGCGCGGTTTGCTGCACACGCCGTTGTGGAGCGCCGCGCCATACCTTGCCGACGGCCGGCTGGTGCGGCTGATGGCCGACTATGACATCGACCCGGACAGCTTTGGCCCGCACATTCTGGCGGTGTACCCGAGCCATCGCCGGGCAACCGCGAAGGTCTTGGCGTTTATCGACTACATCGCAGGTTTTCTGGCGTCTCGGGGCTTGAATGAAGACGGCGGCAGTTGAGTTTTCATTTACACACTGACCGGGCCCCTGTAGCAGCTGTCGAGTGAAACGAGGCTGCGATCTTCTACAGACCCAATCGCAGCCTCGTTTCACTCGACAGCTGCTACAGGACTCCTACACATAATTCCTACACGGCGCCTACAAGTCCTTGTCAGGGAAATGCCAAAAGAGTACAAATGTACTCCATGACAAACCTTACTCCCCGTCGTACCGCCATCCTGACGTTTATCCGCGACCGAATCGCGGAGCACGGTCAGTCCCCGAGCCTTGCTGAAATCAGCGAAGCGTTCGGTTTTGCCTCTCGCAGCGTGGCGCGCAAGCATGTGCTGGCGCTGACCGAGGCCGGTTTCATCGAGGTCAACCCGCATCAGGCCCGTGGCATTCGCCTGCTCGGGCAACCGGCGCGCCCCGAGTTGCTGGACATTCCGGTACTCGGCCGGGTGGCGGCCGGTGCGCCCATCGGTGCCGACGCCGAGGTGCACAGCCGTTTGCTGCTCGACCCGGCAATCTTTTCGCGGGTGCCGGATTACATGCTGCGGGTTCAGGGCGATTCGATGATCGGGGACGGCATTCTCGATGGCGATCTGGTGGGCGTGCGGCGCAACCCCGAGGCGGTCAACGGCCAGATCGTCGTGGCGCGGCTGGACGGTGAAGTCACCATCAAGCGTTTCGAGCGGGTCGGCGACACGGTTCGCCTGTTGCCACGCAACCCGGCGTATCAGCCGATCATCGTGCAGCCCGGTCAGGATCTCGCCATCGAAGGGGTGTTCTGCGGTCTGGTGAGGCAAGGGTGATGGGCGCCGTCGTTGCGCTGGATACGCTGTTCAATGGCGGCCAGGTCTGGAAGGGCCGGCCTGCGCCACCGGCCGTCAGCCCGCAACCCACCGGGCATGCCGCGCTGGATGCGGCGCTGCCCACCGGAGGCTGGCCGGAAGCGGCGCTGACCGAAATCCTCCTGGCCGGGCAGGGGGTGGGTGAATTGCAACTGGTGTGGCCAGCGCTGGCGCGGTTGTCGGCGGCGGGCGAGCGCATCGTGCTGGTGGCGCCGCCGTATGTGCCGTATCCGCAAGCGTGGCAGAACGCCGGGGTCGATCTGCGCCAGTTGTCGATCATCCAGGCCAGCGAGCGCGATGCCTTGTGGGCCGCGGAGCAATGCCTGCGTTCAGGCAGTTGCGGCGCCGTATTGTGCTGGCCGCACAAGGCCGATGACCGGGCGTTGCGTCGCTTGCAGGTGGCGGCGGAAACCGGTTCGACCCTGGCGTTCGCCTACCGCTCGCTCCATGAAGCGATCAACCCGTCGCCCGCCGCCCTGCGCATCGCCATCGACGCCAACCCCGCGCAATTGCGCGTGCTCAAGTGCCGGGGCGGGCTGGCGCGCTCGGCGCCGATTGCCTTCCCCGTGGGGCATTGAGGTTGCCATGCGCTGGGTCTGTATTCTCTTCCCGCAATTGGCGCTGGACGCGGTGCTGCGTCAACGCCCCGATCCCGAGGCGCCGCTGGCCCTGCTGACCGGCCCGGCGCAGCGTCGGGTGTTGCAAGCGGTCAACGCCTCGGCGCGGGCATTGGGCCTGCGCCCAGGCCAGTCGATGACCGCCGCGCAAGCCTTGAGCAAAGGCTTTGCCACGGCCGAATACGACGCCGCCGAGATCGAGCACTGGCAACAGTTTCTGGCGGCGTGGGCCTATCGGTTCAGCTCCCAGGTGAGCGTCCATTACCCGCGTGCCGTGGTGTTTGAAATCGAATCCAGCCTGGGGCTGTTCGGGCCCTGGCCAACGTTTGAGGCGCGGTTGCGCGCCGAGCTCGGCGAGCTGGGTTTTCGCCATCGGATTGTCGCGGCGCCCAACCCGGTGGCCGCGCGGGTACTGGCCAACGTGTATGACGGGCTGGTGGTGCCGGACAACGACGCCTTGCAGCACCATCTCGGGCAATTGCCCGTCGACCGCATCGCCTTGGAGCCCGCAGTGGCCACGGCGTTGTCGCGCATGGGCTTGCGCACCTTGAGTCAGGTGCAGGCGCTGCCACGACAAAGTCTGGCCCGGCGTTTCGAAGCCCAGGTGCTCAAGCACCTGGACGCGCTGTTCGGTGAACGGCGCTTGGCCCTGGCGTTCTACCTGCCGCCGGACCGTTTCGACGTGCGCATCGAGCTCAACTTCGACGTGCAGTCGCATCAGGCGCTGCTGTTTCCGTTACGCCGATTGACCGGCGATCTGTCGGCATTTCTCTGCGGTCGGGACAGCGGTGTGCAGCGTTTCGACCTGCACCTGGAACACGCCGGTTTGCCGGACTCGGTGATCAAGGTAGGCCTGCTCAGCGCTGAGCGCGATCCGGCGATGCTCTTCGAACTGGCCCGGGGGCGGCTGGAGCAGGTGCAGGTCGACGCCCCGGTGCGCGGTTTTCGGTTGTGCGCCGAAGACTTGCCCAGCTTCGTCCCCCAGCGCCAGGAACTGTTCGACGACCGGCCGCAGCAGTCCTTGCCGTGGGAGCAATTGCGCGAACGCTTGCGTGCGCGGCTTGGGGATGACGCGGTGCAGGGCTTGCGCTTTCAGGCCGACCACCGGCCGGAGTGCGCGTGGCAGGCGCGGGCCGACAACCAACGCTGCACAGGGTTGCCGGGTGTGCTGCGTCCGGGCTGGTTGCTGACGGAACCGCAGGCGATCCACGAAGGTTCGACGCGCATCCTCATGGGCCCGGAACGCATCGAGTCGGGCTGGTGGGACGGTGACGACGTGCGCCGCGACTACTACCTGATCGAAACCCGTTCCGGCCAGCAGGGCTGGGCTTATCGTGCGGTCGGCGAGAGCGGTCCTCTGTGGCTGCAAGGCTGGTTTGCATGAGCATCGACTATGCCGAGTTGCACTGCCTGTCGAACTTCAGCTTCCAGCGCGGCGCGTCCAGTGCCCTTGAACTCTTTCAACGCGCCAAAAAGCACGGCTATCAAGCGTTGGCGATTACCGATGAATGCACGCTGGCCGGCATCGTCCGCGCCTGGCAAGCCGCCAAGTCGGTGGAGCTGCCGCTGATTATTGGCAGCGAAATCCGCATCGACGGCGGCCCGAAACTGGTGCTGCTGGTGGAGAGCCTTGAGGGGTATCAGACCCTGTGTCGTCTGATTACCCGGGCGCGCCGCCGCACGCAGAAAGGCCAGTACCAAGTGCTGCGCGAAGACTTCAGCGAACCGATGCCGGGGCTGTTGGCGTTGTGGGTGCCAGACGCTGTCGATGACGTCGAACCGGGCCTCTGGCTGCAACAGACCTTCGCCGAACGCCTGTGGCTGAGCGTCCAGTTGCATTGCAGCCAGGACGATACCCGGCGCCTGGAGGCGCTGTTGACCCTGGCGCGGGAGTTGCGGATACCTGCGGTGGCCAGCGGCGATGTGCACATGCACACCCGTGGCCGCCGCGCCTTGCAGGACACCATGACGGCCATCCGTCATCACCTGCCGGTGGCCGAGGCCGGGCTGCGGCTTCACCCCAATGGCGAGCGGCATGTGCGCAGCCTTGATGTGTTGCAATCAATCTACCCGCAAGCCTT
It encodes the following:
- a CDS encoding LysR family transcriptional regulator; this translates as MDKLGALKMFVVTAQLGSFSRAAEQLGKTPSALTKAVNHLEAELGARLFERSTRRILLTESGRLYLETARQVLQRLEEAGEEIEQLQHGLRGNLKITAPLAYGQAFLDQVCGGFLEQYPQINLQVDLCDEFVNLLESGYDLALREGHDDLPGLIARVVGSNRLALCGSPAYLARKTLPVTPQTLDDHEWLLYRHPLLSREFWWVERDGQRLSLPQPVSPRLRSDNYDLLLANALAGRGLLHTPLWSAAPYLADGRLVRLMADYDIDPDSFGPHILAVYPSHRRATAKVLAFIDYIAGFLASRGLNEDGGS
- the lexA gene encoding transcriptional repressor LexA, which codes for MYSMTNLTPRRTAILTFIRDRIAEHGQSPSLAEISEAFGFASRSVARKHVLALTEAGFIEVNPHQARGIRLLGQPARPELLDIPVLGRVAAGAPIGADAEVHSRLLLDPAIFSRVPDYMLRVQGDSMIGDGILDGDLVGVRRNPEAVNGQIVVARLDGEVTIKRFERVGDTVRLLPRNPAYQPIIVQPGQDLAIEGVFCGLVRQG
- the imuA gene encoding translesion DNA synthesis-associated protein ImuA gives rise to the protein MGAVVALDTLFNGGQVWKGRPAPPAVSPQPTGHAALDAALPTGGWPEAALTEILLAGQGVGELQLVWPALARLSAAGERIVLVAPPYVPYPQAWQNAGVDLRQLSIIQASERDALWAAEQCLRSGSCGAVLCWPHKADDRALRRLQVAAETGSTLAFAYRSLHEAINPSPAALRIAIDANPAQLRVLKCRGGLARSAPIAFPVGH
- a CDS encoding DNA polymerase Y family protein; the protein is MRWVCILFPQLALDAVLRQRPDPEAPLALLTGPAQRRVLQAVNASARALGLRPGQSMTAAQALSKGFATAEYDAAEIEHWQQFLAAWAYRFSSQVSVHYPRAVVFEIESSLGLFGPWPTFEARLRAELGELGFRHRIVAAPNPVAARVLANVYDGLVVPDNDALQHHLGQLPVDRIALEPAVATALSRMGLRTLSQVQALPRQSLARRFEAQVLKHLDALFGERRLALAFYLPPDRFDVRIELNFDVQSHQALLFPLRRLTGDLSAFLCGRDSGVQRFDLHLEHAGLPDSVIKVGLLSAERDPAMLFELARGRLEQVQVDAPVRGFRLCAEDLPSFVPQRQELFDDRPQQSLPWEQLRERLRARLGDDAVQGLRFQADHRPECAWQARADNQRCTGLPGVLRPGWLLTEPQAIHEGSTRILMGPERIESGWWDGDDVRRDYYLIETRSGQQGWAYRAVGESGPLWLQGWFA